Proteins from one Gimesia maris genomic window:
- a CDS encoding sodium:solute symporter family protein, which produces MIQLVIIGIYLSLLLFLGVFSSRLFKGTSKDYMLASHSIGPFLLLMSIFGTTMTAFALVGSSGEAYKEGVGVYGMLASSSGIIHSLCFFLLGIKLWSWGYKYGYTTQIQFFRDRLESDRIGIILFPILVGLVIPYLLIGVMSSGVVISSITEGAFESSFAAYDYGVPPWLGSLVISLVVLIYVFFGGMRGTAWANTFQTIVFMVLGVVTFVVISSKLGGLDAASHAVLEKNPSKLMRAVDPADRERYAERYQTWTLIAKYNYARRILKTLKLTEEQKIEAYKAFKPRFPNWQTTAEAVYAAKNELYKLSNEQINKALLTQDDRVMPDPFPEKWKQGLMAHHDLREYPRRANAEDEKAKLIFAENIGHPEHDLDPDDPSKGKKWTIKKALGVYRASSWAPDAPHPMSKLVFFTYFFVPLSVGMFPHLFQHWLTARSAATFKLPVVAHPLFIMIVWVPCVLVGVWATSATFEGSPLFPPHFPANAVLAAMVKKMTSPVLAGFLTAGILAAIMSSLDSQFLCIGTMFTEDIVVHYGGKNRFTDKQVVFMARMFIIVVVAITYGFSLLEPRRVFTLGVWCFSGFSSLFPIIFAAVYWKRLTKAGTYAGVIVAFGTWLYLFREAKYALNPDYTFLGMMPVATMVVASAVAMILVSLVTPPPSKETLVRFFPED; this is translated from the coding sequence ATGATCCAGCTGGTAATTATCGGAATCTATTTATCGCTACTGTTGTTTCTGGGCGTCTTTTCCAGTCGGCTGTTTAAAGGAACCAGTAAGGATTACATGCTGGCCAGCCACTCAATCGGCCCCTTTCTGCTGTTGATGTCTATTTTCGGAACCACCATGACCGCATTCGCGCTCGTCGGTTCCAGTGGAGAAGCCTATAAAGAAGGCGTCGGCGTCTACGGGATGCTGGCCTCTTCCAGCGGTATCATTCACTCACTCTGCTTCTTCCTGCTGGGGATTAAACTCTGGTCCTGGGGATACAAATACGGTTATACCACGCAGATTCAGTTTTTCCGGGACCGCCTGGAAAGTGACCGGATTGGAATCATCCTGTTCCCGATCCTGGTCGGACTGGTGATTCCCTATCTGCTGATCGGCGTGATGTCATCCGGCGTGGTGATCAGCAGTATCACAGAAGGAGCCTTTGAAAGCTCTTTTGCCGCCTACGACTATGGCGTCCCCCCCTGGCTCGGTTCGCTGGTCATCAGCCTGGTGGTGTTGATCTACGTCTTCTTTGGTGGAATGCGTGGCACCGCCTGGGCGAATACCTTTCAGACCATTGTGTTTATGGTGCTGGGCGTCGTCACCTTCGTGGTGATTTCAAGCAAGCTGGGTGGACTTGATGCCGCCAGCCATGCCGTACTGGAAAAGAACCCGTCCAAGTTAATGCGGGCCGTCGATCCAGCTGACCGGGAGCGTTATGCGGAACGTTATCAGACCTGGACTTTGATTGCCAAATACAACTATGCCCGTCGGATTCTCAAAACACTGAAGCTGACCGAAGAACAGAAAATAGAAGCCTACAAAGCATTCAAACCACGGTTCCCCAACTGGCAAACCACGGCAGAAGCCGTTTATGCCGCCAAAAATGAGCTTTATAAACTCTCAAACGAACAGATTAACAAAGCATTGTTGACTCAGGACGACCGTGTCATGCCTGACCCCTTTCCTGAAAAATGGAAACAGGGTCTGATGGCACATCATGATCTGCGCGAATACCCGCGCAGAGCCAACGCCGAAGACGAAAAAGCCAAGCTGATCTTCGCAGAGAACATTGGCCATCCCGAGCATGACCTGGATCCGGACGATCCCTCCAAAGGGAAAAAGTGGACTATCAAGAAAGCACTCGGCGTGTACCGCGCCAGCAGCTGGGCACCGGATGCACCACACCCGATGAGTAAGCTGGTCTTCTTCACCTACTTCTTCGTCCCCCTCTCAGTTGGTATGTTTCCTCACCTGTTCCAGCACTGGCTGACAGCACGCAGCGCAGCCACTTTCAAACTGCCTGTCGTCGCACACCCGCTGTTTATTATGATTGTCTGGGTTCCCTGTGTGCTGGTCGGTGTCTGGGCGACTTCTGCCACATTCGAGGGGTCACCTCTCTTTCCGCCTCACTTCCCGGCGAATGCGGTGCTGGCAGCGATGGTGAAAAAAATGACCTCACCTGTCCTGGCCGGCTTCCTGACAGCAGGAATTCTGGCAGCCATCATGTCGTCGCTAGACAGTCAGTTCCTCTGTATCGGAACCATGTTTACCGAAGACATCGTCGTGCATTACGGCGGGAAAAATCGTTTTACCGATAAACAGGTTGTCTTCATGGCCCGCATGTTTATTATTGTAGTTGTGGCGATCACCTACGGATTCAGCCTGCTGGAACCGAGGCGTGTCTTCACACTGGGGGTCTGGTGTTTCAGTGGATTTTCCAGCCTGTTCCCGATTATCTTTGCCGCTGTTTACTGGAAACGGCTCACGAAAGCGGGAACTTATGCTGGCGTCATTGTTGCCTTCGGGACCTGGCTGTATCTGTTCCGAGAAGCCAAATATGCTTTGAACCCTGATTATACTTTCCTGGGTATGATGCCCGTGGCAACGATGGTCGTCGCTTCCGCAGTCGCGATGATTCTGGTTTCCCTGGTCACTCCACCACCCAGCAAAGAGACTCTGGTCCGCTTTTTTCCCGAAGACTAG
- a CDS encoding acyl-CoA thioesterase: protein MSCTFKTTRRVEFHETDMAGIVHFANFYKYMEQAEHEYFRSLGLTIVDKQADGSIIGWPRVSAQCSFESPACYGDLLEIRLNIERIGVKSLTIEYDLWRDETKIARGRMKTVCCQFTHGSPMQSIAIPERMLLKFEASMDQAE from the coding sequence ATGTCCTGTACTTTTAAAACAACCCGTCGTGTCGAATTCCATGAAACCGACATGGCTGGCATCGTTCACTTTGCCAACTTTTACAAGTACATGGAGCAGGCCGAACACGAATACTTCCGTTCGCTGGGCCTGACAATTGTCGATAAACAGGCGGACGGCTCCATTATCGGCTGGCCGAGGGTTTCCGCCCAGTGCTCGTTTGAATCACCCGCCTGTTATGGTGACCTGCTTGAGATCCGCCTCAACATTGAACGGATCGGCGTGAAGTCACTGACAATCGAATATGATCTCTGGCGGGACGAAACAAAAATTGCCAGAGGAAGAATGAAAACGGTCTGCTGTCAGTTCACACACGGCAGTCCCATGCAGTCCATCGCAATTCCCGAGCGGATGCTGCTGAAATTTGAAGCATCCATGGATCAGGCTGAATAA
- a CDS encoding ABC transporter ATP-binding protein: protein MNDAQPQLIVRDLSKAFSLAGESLAILNGVNLSLNRGDALAITGPSGSGKSTLLYILGVLDQPTSGEIIQFGQNPFELNAKQQAEFRNQNIGFIFQDHHLMPQFSVLENVLIPTMVYQGATSDAEERARHLLERVGLSDRLNHRPAQISGGERQRVAVCRALINNPRLLLADEPTGNLDRTNTESIGKLLLEINQEQNTVLICVTHSRELATLFPQHQRLRDGSLVTETA from the coding sequence ATGAATGACGCGCAACCGCAACTGATTGTCCGCGACTTATCCAAAGCATTCTCGCTCGCGGGAGAATCACTGGCGATTCTCAATGGCGTGAACCTGAGCCTCAACAGGGGAGATGCCCTCGCCATCACCGGACCTTCGGGTTCGGGAAAAAGCACCCTGCTTTACATTCTTGGTGTGCTCGATCAACCAACGTCGGGTGAAATCATTCAATTCGGCCAGAACCCGTTTGAACTGAATGCAAAGCAGCAGGCAGAATTCCGCAACCAGAACATTGGCTTTATTTTCCAGGACCATCACCTGATGCCGCAGTTCTCGGTGCTGGAAAATGTCCTGATTCCGACCATGGTGTATCAGGGCGCCACCAGCGATGCCGAAGAACGCGCCCGCCATCTGCTCGAACGCGTCGGCCTTTCGGATCGATTGAACCATCGACCCGCCCAGATTTCCGGCGGCGAACGCCAGCGGGTCGCTGTCTGCCGCGCGTTGATTAATAATCCACGCCTGCTCCTGGCCGATGAACCCACGGGAAACCTTGACCGCACCAATACAGAATCGATCGGCAAACTATTGCTGGAAATCAACCAGGAACAGAATACCGTTCTGATCTGTGTCACACACAGTCGCGAACTGGCGACCCTGTTTCCTCAGCATCAGCGATTGCGCGACGGATCGCTCGTGACAGAAACTGCCTGA
- a CDS encoding ABC transporter permease — translation MNQARFVFKSLTYHWRTNLAVLLGVIAATAVIGGALIVGDSVRASLRQMTLDRLGKIDFVVSGHRFFREQLAEDLSKSTELPKHIKTIAPALVLRGSLEKNQDDQHLRVGQVNIFGTDERLWSLLEHPNLPPPEDDQAILNARVAEQLQVAVGDEITLWIELPSAIPRDSLLGEREEQSVEITLTVSTILDADSKAGRLALLPNQQLPLDLFISLKTLQAALDLDEIVASRRNPQSRPARVNSLFFSSDSPDAVSPAALETAQQLESVLKSSLKLEDLNLKIAPNKEYQYLSLESDQMILDPQIEQAGITAAQALDLRTSPVMVYIANEIEPAKKAQADLKEPYSMYSIVAGLEFTQQPPFGPFKFIGTEPKLPLKENDIVLNEWLAKDLNVKVGDEVRMKYHVVGSRGELPEVEQIFQVQGITELDGTPAADRKLTPEMEGITDADTFGDWKQPFPMQLNRVTDRDEDYWDKYKTTPKAFVSLGTAQSLWNSRYGSLTSLRFTPLPGKSLDETAPLFASELLKKIDVFKLGLTVQPIKLLGLAAASGTTDFSGLFIGFSFFIILSAIILIRLLFKLGIDRRVSSIGLLSAIGFTPHQVRQIIFKEAFIVIFAGGILGILAAIGYASLMLYGLKTWWIGAIGTRFLYLDLTATSLVIGFLIAVLFSGFVTWKSMSELKQISIRSLLLGVNTPESDKAKDARRVGYIYKASSVAAFILVLATISLLIPKEEAFSGFSWQTVSFFLVGTLSLVSSVFFLSSRLRIESATPIKGTGTRALMKLGFRNAGRFRQRSVLTTALIASATFVLVSVAAGHRNPAVESPDKDSGNGGFTIIAESTSPLIYDLNTTVGRDKMLVNAPDDPATQKLLSEMTAIPFRVKPGENASCLNIYQTSVPTILGVPQEMIERGGFKFADTPADDPWKLLNEPQEDGSIPALGDMNTLMYSLHKGIGATVGIPSDERPEHQLKIKGMLDGSIFQGVLLISEQHFQTLFPEQAGFEYFLIEVPPDQAGKLAGVLETGLTEYGFDADLVANRLADFLAVQNTYLSTFQTLGGLGLLLGTLGLATVMLRNVVERRSELALLRAIGMTGSDVAIIVLSENAFLLLWGLVSGTASALLAMLPHLLSTGADLPWESGLVILLAVLLTGMLAALLAVADAVRAPILATLRSS, via the coding sequence ATGAATCAAGCGCGATTTGTTTTCAAAAGCCTGACCTATCACTGGCGCACCAATCTCGCGGTACTCCTGGGTGTGATCGCGGCTACCGCAGTCATCGGGGGGGCCCTCATCGTCGGCGATTCCGTGCGGGCCAGCTTAAGACAAATGACCCTCGACCGACTGGGGAAAATCGATTTTGTCGTCTCGGGACATCGCTTCTTCCGCGAACAGCTTGCCGAGGATCTCTCGAAATCCACTGAGCTCCCCAAACACATCAAGACCATCGCCCCCGCGCTGGTCCTGCGCGGAAGTCTGGAAAAAAATCAGGATGATCAGCACCTGCGCGTCGGTCAGGTCAATATTTTTGGTACCGACGAACGACTCTGGTCACTGCTCGAACATCCGAATCTCCCTCCGCCAGAAGACGATCAGGCCATCCTCAACGCCCGCGTTGCAGAACAGTTACAAGTCGCGGTCGGCGATGAAATCACACTCTGGATCGAACTCCCCTCCGCCATCCCCCGCGATTCACTGCTGGGTGAACGCGAAGAACAGTCGGTCGAAATCACACTCACCGTCAGTACAATCCTCGACGCCGACTCCAAAGCCGGTCGACTGGCGTTGCTCCCCAATCAGCAGTTGCCCCTCGATCTGTTTATTTCGCTCAAGACACTGCAGGCGGCATTAGACCTCGACGAAATTGTCGCCTCGCGACGCAATCCCCAATCAAGACCAGCTCGCGTCAACTCCCTCTTTTTCAGCTCCGACAGCCCAGACGCGGTTTCTCCTGCCGCTCTGGAAACAGCCCAGCAACTGGAATCCGTTTTAAAGAGTTCTCTGAAGCTGGAAGACCTCAATCTGAAAATTGCTCCGAATAAAGAATATCAATATCTCTCGCTGGAAAGCGATCAGATGATTCTCGATCCGCAAATCGAACAGGCGGGTATCACAGCAGCACAAGCGCTTGATCTCCGCACATCCCCCGTGATGGTCTACATCGCCAATGAAATCGAACCTGCGAAGAAGGCTCAGGCTGATTTAAAAGAGCCGTACTCCATGTATTCGATTGTCGCGGGACTCGAATTCACTCAACAGCCCCCCTTTGGTCCGTTCAAATTCATCGGTACAGAGCCGAAACTCCCTTTAAAAGAAAATGACATCGTCCTCAACGAATGGCTGGCTAAAGACCTGAATGTCAAAGTCGGCGATGAAGTAAGGATGAAATATCATGTCGTCGGTTCCCGGGGAGAACTGCCCGAAGTCGAGCAGATTTTCCAGGTGCAAGGCATCACCGAACTTGATGGTACCCCTGCAGCCGATCGCAAACTGACTCCCGAGATGGAAGGTATCACCGATGCCGACACCTTCGGCGACTGGAAACAGCCCTTCCCCATGCAGTTGAACCGCGTCACCGATCGCGATGAAGATTACTGGGACAAATACAAGACCACCCCCAAAGCATTTGTCTCACTGGGGACAGCACAGTCATTATGGAACAGCCGCTATGGCAGCCTGACCTCCCTGCGGTTTACTCCCCTGCCCGGTAAATCCCTGGATGAAACCGCGCCCCTGTTTGCGAGCGAGTTACTCAAAAAGATTGACGTCTTTAAACTGGGGCTCACCGTGCAACCCATCAAGTTGCTCGGTCTGGCTGCTGCCAGCGGAACCACCGATTTCAGCGGTCTGTTTATCGGCTTCAGCTTTTTCATCATTCTGTCTGCGATCATTCTGATTCGCCTGTTGTTCAAGCTCGGTATCGACCGCCGCGTTTCATCCATCGGCCTCCTGTCGGCAATCGGTTTTACACCTCATCAGGTCAGGCAGATCATCTTCAAAGAAGCCTTTATCGTCATTTTCGCAGGGGGGATTCTGGGAATCCTCGCCGCCATCGGCTATGCCTCTCTCATGTTATACGGTCTGAAAACCTGGTGGATCGGCGCGATTGGCACCCGCTTCCTGTATCTGGATCTGACCGCAACCAGCCTTGTCATCGGCTTCCTGATCGCGGTCCTGTTCTCGGGATTCGTCACCTGGAAATCGATGTCCGAACTCAAACAGATCTCGATTCGAAGCCTGCTGCTGGGAGTTAATACACCCGAATCAGATAAAGCGAAAGACGCCCGACGCGTCGGTTATATTTATAAAGCATCCTCCGTGGCTGCATTTATCCTGGTACTGGCGACAATCTCTCTCCTCATCCCCAAAGAGGAAGCCTTTTCCGGTTTCTCCTGGCAGACGGTTTCGTTTTTTCTGGTCGGCACTCTCTCACTGGTTTCCAGCGTTTTCTTCTTATCCAGCAGATTGAGAATCGAATCCGCCACCCCCATTAAAGGCACAGGTACGCGAGCATTAATGAAACTTGGCTTTCGCAATGCCGGCCGCTTTCGCCAGCGAAGCGTTTTAACAACCGCGCTCATCGCGTCCGCCACATTCGTACTCGTCTCTGTCGCCGCCGGACATCGTAATCCTGCAGTCGAGAGTCCTGATAAAGATTCGGGCAACGGAGGGTTCACCATCATCGCAGAGTCTACCTCTCCACTGATCTATGATTTGAATACGACTGTTGGCCGCGACAAAATGCTGGTCAACGCTCCAGATGATCCCGCAACACAAAAGCTATTAAGCGAAATGACCGCAATTCCCTTCCGCGTCAAACCGGGTGAGAACGCCAGCTGCCTGAATATCTACCAGACCAGCGTCCCCACAATCCTCGGCGTCCCTCAGGAAATGATTGAACGTGGCGGCTTCAAATTCGCAGATACACCGGCTGACGATCCCTGGAAACTCCTTAACGAACCCCAGGAAGACGGCTCCATCCCCGCGCTGGGTGATATGAATACGCTCATGTACAGCCTGCATAAAGGCATCGGCGCGACGGTCGGCATTCCTTCTGACGAACGCCCGGAACATCAGTTGAAAATCAAAGGCATGCTGGATGGCAGTATCTTTCAGGGGGTGCTCCTCATTTCCGAACAGCATTTCCAAACATTGTTTCCCGAGCAGGCCGGGTTCGAATACTTTCTGATTGAAGTTCCCCCGGATCAGGCCGGCAAGCTCGCCGGCGTGCTGGAAACAGGGCTGACCGAATACGGGTTCGACGCCGACCTCGTCGCCAATCGACTCGCTGACTTCCTCGCCGTACAGAATACGTATCTCTCAACCTTCCAGACACTGGGAGGTCTGGGACTGTTACTGGGAACTCTCGGGCTCGCCACCGTGATGTTACGTAATGTAGTCGAACGTCGCAGCGAACTGGCTCTGCTGCGCGCGATCGGCATGACGGGCAGTGATGTCGCGATCATCGTCCTTTCCGAGAATGCGTTTCTGCTGCTCTGGGGACTGGTTTCCGGAACTGCCTCCGCTTTGCTGGCGATGCTGCCACATCTGCTGTCTACCGGCGCGGATCTCCCCTGGGAAAGTGGCCTGGTGATTTTGCTGGCGGTCCTGCTGACAGGCATGCTGGCGGCGCTGCTGGCGGTCGCCGACGCCGTCCGGGCCCCGATCCTGGCGACATTACGTTCTTCATAA
- a CDS encoding DUF6678 family protein — protein sequence MNASLMQPVMNNTRWRELQTAMIELKSVQTLWRTRCLENGFISAWDGEWFYHFFQGGYTDIEWVEIKVEGESEREIVLSRLKKIHVPGEVTEHGFKVFGYIPAGQTVDYL from the coding sequence ATGAATGCTTCACTCATGCAGCCTGTCATGAATAATACCAGATGGCGCGAATTACAGACAGCAATGATTGAACTCAAAAGTGTGCAGACACTGTGGAGGACTCGTTGTCTGGAAAACGGTTTTATTTCTGCCTGGGATGGGGAATGGTTTTACCATTTTTTCCAGGGAGGTTATACAGATATCGAGTGGGTGGAAATTAAAGTGGAAGGTGAAAGTGAGCGCGAGATTGTTTTATCACGACTAAAAAAAATCCATGTTCCGGGAGAAGTCACGGAACATGGATTTAAAGTGTTTGGCTACATTCCAGCAGGCCAGACAGTTGATTATCTGTAA
- a CDS encoding tetratricopeptide repeat protein, translating into MRNRYLTTSMMGLIWCLCSVLHAADVTMLAIQGRNMTAEQAAAVEKQIKDNPQDVNARAKLLGYYFAKQFTDAAVRKAKQENILWLIENEPQAKILATPFGQMDAILDGESYTRGKQAWEKQLKAQPNNLTLLDHAAKYFLLHDRERAKQLLEKAQKIDAENPEWARELGQLYSLDMQGSSSLKAKKATAAKALEQLEIAYRLSTDVAKDALLSNLAQSALVAGDTEKAKQYAKQMLNQVGSDWNSGNKVHYANITLGKIALADGNIEAANQFLIKAGKTKGSPQLNSFGPDFSLAKALLEKEQKKVVLEYLDLCGNFWVLGKDRLAQWSKAINDNQIPKTLR; encoded by the coding sequence GTGAGAAATCGATATTTAACCACCAGTATGATGGGGTTGATATGGTGCCTTTGTTCGGTTCTGCACGCCGCTGATGTCACCATGCTGGCGATTCAGGGGCGTAATATGACCGCAGAACAGGCGGCGGCTGTGGAAAAGCAGATCAAAGACAATCCACAGGACGTGAATGCACGGGCAAAACTACTGGGTTATTATTTTGCGAAACAGTTTACCGACGCCGCAGTGAGAAAAGCAAAACAGGAGAATATTTTGTGGCTGATCGAGAATGAGCCCCAGGCAAAAATCCTGGCAACACCATTCGGACAGATGGATGCGATTCTCGATGGTGAGTCTTATACAAGAGGTAAACAAGCCTGGGAAAAACAACTCAAGGCACAGCCGAACAACCTGACGCTGCTGGATCATGCGGCGAAATATTTTCTGTTGCATGATCGGGAACGGGCGAAACAGTTACTGGAGAAAGCGCAGAAGATAGACGCGGAAAATCCAGAGTGGGCCCGTGAGCTTGGGCAATTGTATTCGTTGGACATGCAGGGCAGTTCATCGCTCAAGGCAAAGAAAGCAACTGCTGCGAAAGCGCTGGAACAGTTGGAAATTGCTTATCGTCTTTCAACCGATGTTGCGAAAGATGCGCTGTTGAGTAACCTTGCGCAGTCAGCACTGGTCGCTGGAGATACAGAGAAAGCAAAACAGTATGCAAAGCAGATGCTGAACCAGGTGGGATCTGACTGGAACAGTGGCAATAAAGTGCATTACGCCAATATCACGCTCGGAAAGATCGCACTGGCGGATGGTAATATTGAGGCAGCGAATCAGTTTCTGATCAAAGCGGGAAAGACGAAAGGTTCGCCTCAACTGAATTCGTTCGGACCAGATTTCAGTCTGGCGAAAGCCTTGCTGGAAAAGGAGCAGAAAAAAGTGGTGCTGGAATATCTGGATCTGTGCGGCAACTTCTGGGTACTTGGAAAAGACCGGCTGGCTCAGTGGTCAAAAGCGATCAATGACAACCAGATTCCCAAGACACTGAGATAG
- a CDS encoding acyl-CoA desaturase, with protein sequence MNSQQTLAPLPETDELLPENAAAETPEPETPQTEPAQPGKYATTDWANIGWVVAIHLGLLAAPFYFTWTGLLTCVFLGWLTGCIGICMGYHRLLTHGSFQTYSFMSRTIGLIGLLAGQGPPIQWVANHRKHHLHSDQPGDPHSPRDGRWWSHILWLVPYHSAEEIQATHQRFAPDLLKDPFMRFLQKTFLFWHIGLGAILYGIGYWLGGRETAISMVVYGMFVRLFYVLHATWFVNSATHIWGYRNYETTDDSKNLWWVALMTYGEGWHNNHHKYQRMAKNGHKWWELDMTYGAILVLEKLGLAWKVVKTIPPNDKPTAVKPPKFAQQQQTAKN encoded by the coding sequence ATGAATTCACAGCAGACACTCGCGCCGCTTCCGGAAACGGATGAACTTCTTCCTGAAAACGCAGCTGCTGAGACGCCCGAACCTGAGACACCCCAAACTGAACCAGCACAGCCGGGTAAATATGCGACCACTGACTGGGCCAATATTGGCTGGGTTGTCGCCATCCACCTGGGACTGCTGGCGGCTCCCTTTTACTTCACCTGGACAGGCCTGCTGACTTGTGTATTCCTGGGCTGGTTAACCGGCTGCATTGGGATCTGCATGGGCTATCATCGCCTGCTCACCCATGGCAGCTTTCAGACATATTCCTTCATGAGCCGTACGATCGGCCTGATTGGTTTACTGGCCGGGCAGGGACCTCCGATTCAATGGGTCGCCAATCACCGGAAACATCATCTGCACAGCGACCAGCCCGGCGATCCGCATTCACCGCGCGATGGTCGCTGGTGGAGCCATATTCTCTGGCTCGTTCCTTATCACAGCGCTGAAGAAATTCAGGCCACCCATCAGCGGTTTGCTCCCGATCTGCTCAAAGACCCGTTCATGCGGTTCCTGCAGAAAACATTTCTGTTCTGGCACATTGGTCTAGGCGCCATTTTATATGGCATCGGTTACTGGCTGGGCGGCAGAGAGACCGCGATCAGCATGGTCGTGTATGGGATGTTTGTGCGTCTGTTCTATGTGCTGCACGCGACCTGGTTCGTGAATTCCGCTACCCACATCTGGGGCTATCGTAATTACGAAACCACGGACGACAGCAAAAACCTGTGGTGGGTCGCCCTGATGACCTACGGCGAAGGCTGGCACAATAACCATCACAAGTACCAGCGAATGGCAAAGAACGGCCACAAATGGTGGGAACTCGATATGACCTACGGTGCGATTCTGGTCCTCGAAAAACTGGGCCTCGCCTGGAAAGTCGTCAAGACGATTCCCCCCAATGACAAACCAACGGCAGTCAAGCCTCCCAAATTTGCCCAGCAGCAACAGACTGCGAAGAACTGA
- a CDS encoding class I SAM-dependent methyltransferase, with product MMTDTALTVGLETFTHFEDRLQQMINQGSLTLMLSIGFRTGLFEVLGSVDAATCEEIAARAGLQTRYVEDWLTVMHTGGILEYDPLFQTYRLPLEQAALLLQRGGTHSYATSVQWVSLSGKLEDEIVSCFRAGGPLPADLLTQLQSQLLEDHSVSIMNGLFKHVLPIIPSLIMQLCEGSDVLELGCGSGQTLIELARTFPASRFVGYDSSAFLIDKARRSADDEQLENVTFIQRDLAEIHAIEAFDLIMAFDVLQDQSRPIRVLDQVFTALRPEGTFLMQDLARSRHREINLQHPLAALLYSISCLRSMAITEPDQSADSSRWCQEMALQTLEEIGFTAIDVHALPHDLVSDYLIARKPGSPAS from the coding sequence ATGATGACTGATACTGCTTTGACTGTCGGCCTGGAAACATTCACTCATTTTGAGGATCGTCTGCAACAGATGATCAATCAGGGAAGCCTGACATTGATGCTTTCGATCGGTTTCCGAACCGGTTTATTTGAAGTACTGGGAAGTGTGGATGCAGCGACCTGTGAAGAAATAGCAGCGCGAGCCGGTCTGCAGACGCGTTATGTCGAGGACTGGCTGACTGTGATGCACACCGGTGGAATTCTGGAGTATGATCCGCTGTTCCAGACTTACCGCCTGCCTCTGGAACAGGCCGCGCTATTGCTGCAGCGGGGTGGAACGCACTCTTATGCCACCAGTGTGCAATGGGTATCACTGTCAGGTAAGCTGGAAGATGAAATTGTAAGTTGCTTCCGCGCAGGAGGTCCGCTACCTGCTGATCTGTTGACTCAACTGCAGTCACAGCTTCTGGAAGATCATTCTGTTTCGATCATGAATGGACTGTTTAAACATGTCTTGCCAATCATTCCGAGCCTGATTATGCAGCTTTGTGAAGGATCGGATGTTCTCGAGCTGGGTTGTGGCAGTGGTCAGACGCTGATTGAACTGGCCCGTACGTTTCCTGCCAGTCGTTTCGTGGGCTATGACAGTTCCGCTTTTCTGATTGATAAAGCCAGGCGCAGCGCAGATGATGAGCAGTTAGAGAATGTGACTTTTATCCAGCGTGATCTGGCGGAGATTCACGCAATTGAAGCCTTTGATCTGATAATGGCATTTGATGTACTGCAGGACCAGTCCCGGCCGATTCGTGTTCTGGATCAGGTCTTTACCGCGTTGCGACCGGAAGGAACTTTTCTGATGCAGGATCTGGCTCGTTCACGTCACAGGGAAATCAACCTGCAACATCCGCTGGCCGCGCTGTTGTACTCAATCTCCTGCCTGCGAAGTATGGCGATCACTGAGCCGGATCAGTCTGCCGACAGTTCCCGCTGGTGTCAGGAAATGGCATTGCAGACGCTAGAGGAGATCGGCTTCACAGCGATCGATGTCCACGCGCTGCCTCATGACCTGGTCAGTGATTATTTGATCGCCAGAAAGCCCGGGAGCCCTGCTTCCTGA